One Bombus vancouverensis nearcticus chromosome 7, iyBomVanc1_principal, whole genome shotgun sequence DNA window includes the following coding sequences:
- the LOC143302920 gene encoding uncharacterized protein LOC143302920, which produces MTERTNEESFNELDADVLPDCPSDCESNRGDLENDTHMKGVDRADQFLANSSILRKTLKWLKKLAFFLINCTLLDAYKTYCTHLPKNKTRYTKFLLEVAREWITVDSKERSIAPDASRISKTASYNDAPFRLSGRLRNHVLEKIVTGRKTDPTRAYRVCPSKGKRSETGYICKSCCVPLHVGDCYTVYHRKKKY; this is translated from the exons ATGACGGAACGTACCAATGAAGAGTCTTTCAATGAATTAGACGCTGATGTTTTACCTGATTGTCCGAGTGATTGTGAATCAAATCGTGGTGACTTGGAAAATGATACT CACATGAAGGGGGTAGATCGTGCAGATCAGTTTTTGGCGAACAGCAGTATTTTACGAAAAACATTAAAGTGGTTGAAAAAATTAGCATTTTTTCTGATAAACTGCACCTTGCTCGATGCATATAAAACGTACTGTACCCATCTGCcaaaaaataaaacgagatacaCAAAATTTCTACTGGAAGTAGCTAGAGAATGGATAACTGTGGATTCCAAAGAACGCAGCATTGCACCTGACGCTTCTCGAATTTCTAAAACAGCTTCTTATAATGATGCACCCTTCAGGCTTTCCGGACGACTGAGAAACCACGTCTTAGAAAAAATAGTCACTGGCAGAAAAACAGATCCGACTAGAGCGTACAGAGTATGCCCTTCGAAAGGAAAACGCAGCGAAACTGGATATATTTGCAAAAGCTGTTGCGTGCCATTACACGTAGGTGATTGTTACACTGTTTATCacaggaaaaagaaatattaa